The following DNA comes from Carassius auratus strain Wakin chromosome 46, ASM336829v1, whole genome shotgun sequence.
ATAATCAAAAGGTGGATTCAATCCTGCAAATGCAACTTAGCTTGTTACTTACATTTGAATTATTGTTATGTGTAGGTTCACAGAGCTGAAAATTGGCTTAGACTGTATGAAGAGCAAACACTATGCTCTCTGCAAGTCTTCCTGATCTGTAGATCAACTGATTTCACTATATTATTTTCTCACATTTTGGATTGTGAGAACACTAACATTGGATTGGATTTAAGACAAATCATAAATTAAAAGGTGTCcctttattattgcttggacttaaatgcagaatgtatcttgaaatatgtcaaataactaaactaaatagAATTTTTAAAACAACCCCCAAaatcaaataagaaaaaatatatatcttcatataaacaaaccaAAGCTTTGCCTGTGCTTTTTCCATTCAAAATAAGAGGCAATCACTGCATTTGAATCACAGCCCAAATAAAGATGCTTTATGCATGCATCATGAgcagtttttgtaatttaaattagattgtatGTTTTGAAAATTGTAACAAAAACAGAATTCTCTAACTTTagtattacattttcattttgaaaattcaTTTCATTTGCATGAAACAAATACAGCAGACGGGCTGAATGAAATTCAAATTCACTCTCTTGACAGCTCTGGCGCTTATGAACACtacattaatatgcattatacagacaCAAGATGAAAGTAAACGACCATCTAAACGTTTATAAAGATGGCCAGTTCCCTCagatatacattcatatataaatgtcCACCCccaaaatgtatcacggtttgtttaacatctcaaccgatttgaatcatcacatatttgAAACGATGTTCAGGCTCGGCGTGCATCATTATATCCCTACTTTTAGATTTAGACTTTTTCTCATGCAAAGTATCTGTCTTGTCATAGGTGCAAAGGAAACTTGGCAGTGATGAACCAGCTCTTGAGGGCCGTGGCACCGGCATGGACTGCGCAGCTCTTACCTGCATGGTGCAGCTGGGTCAGGTCATAGTGGGAGCTGGTCTTGGAGCCCTGGTCAATCTAGCAGGCAGTGTGATTGTAGTGGTTCTCTCTGCCTCAACAGTATCCCTAATTGGCTGTCTCTTTATTGCTCTCTTCATGTGATGTACAGATTAAGCCTCAAATAAACACCCTTTCTCTATTTCATGTGGTCTATCTACTCTGTTCACTGAGATAGAGCaggaaaaataaaggaaaaagacACATTTTGTGGGTACTGTGCCATAGTGTTCAGCTTGACTGTTAGCTGATTCCATCAAGTCTTTCTCTGTGCACTCCAGTTCACATTCTTAAACAACAACCTTCATCATCAGTCAGGTTGAAAGAAAGATTGTATGTATTCAAAGAACAGTTGACAAGATTGCAAGGTTTGGATGTTTTGTTTATGCATGTTCATCGCTCTTTTAAGATGAATTGTTTTTGAGGGAATGAATCTTATCATGTCCAACTGTCAAACTCcatataatattcattttaaagaaaacaaatgacCGGATTCAAACATTTcagatttactttatttcagtGATAATCAATGAACTGATGGTAGTGAGCTGTGCATCAGATATAAAGTGTTTCAGCTTGTAAATTataccttttatatatatatttaattcaaataaacatcttAATGCAGGtggtgttaattattatttttttaatcagacgACAAAGGTAGACATAACaataaaatcaaacataaatAACTGACAacatctaaaccatcttaaaacagcttaaatagtttattttatgtatatatttttagagtAATTAActtgcaggggggggggggggtgcaaccCATCATCACTGGCTAATGTAAGATGTTTATTGGCAGGGTATAACCTTACAACACATTTGTGTTGAATATAATTCCGGTTTTGTTGACACagtcatggtttaaaaaaaatagaacaatgaaaatgtattattatttgtaaattaacTGATACATTATTAAAGTAGAATCAAATTAGAATTAAAATGGAGTTCAgttagatttaattaaatatgaatacacGTTGTGCTATGTGAATAGGCTCTTGCCTTTTTAATTAGATTGTTTTCACAGTTCCATATTAGAGGTGAACCGCTAGCAAAGTTAAAGGGTTTGAGTGAGAGGGTGTAAACGTAACACCCGGAGTGGATTACAGCGTTTAGAATGAGGAGGATCCCTTCCACTTCTGCAAGGTGTTCCAGCCCGGGACTCTTTTAGTCTACTCTTTAGTTTCGTTAGTGGAAGgagaaaagacaaacaaacaaacttattAATTTTCCATTTTGTCTGAGTCTGAAGCACTTATCAACACCAACAACTTCGCGTTATGTGCTATTTGGCAGAGGGTCGTTTTTGCTGTTGTACATGACAGCCCCCGGAGGATAAAAGATAAGCGCGGGCTCCGCGCGACTGAGCGGGACCAGTACTAGACCGTGTTCATCCTGCTCGGGCTTCGTGGAGGCGGTAAACGGTCTCATGTTCGTGACAGAAGGAGATGTGATTTGCCAAAACAGCTTTTTCAACGCTTTTCTGAATTCCCTTCTCATCAGACAGTACAGAATGGGATTGAGACAACTGTTTGAATGAGCCAAACATACTGTGACTGGAAAAATATACACTTGTGTGGTGTAATACTCGTAACTGAAGTGTACTACATTGAGTTTTATTAAGATTCCCCACGCTGTTAACGCTTGATTCGGGAGCCAGCACAGGAAAAAAGACAAAACGACTATAGTAACAGATTTAGTCACTTTTGATCTCCTCTTAGCACTGGAGGTGTTCACGTTTTTGTTAGTAATGAAGCGGAGGAGAAGCAGATAACAGATACTGATGATCCCGAACGGAATGAGGAACCCCAGAAGTACCTTTTGCGCGTGATATAAACCCAGCCAAAATTGCGCGTCTCCGCTCCGGTCGGGAAATTTCACGAGACAAAGTTCCTCGTTGGAAACCGTCGCGGTTGTTGAAAATATCGCGTTGGGCAGAGCGGCACCGACAGCTGCTATCCAGATAACGACCGTCATCCACTGCGCGGAGAAACGCAGCCGGCGTCTTCTACTTTTTAACGCCGAAGCCACGGAGCAGTATCTCGCCACGCTCATAGCCGTGAGGAAAAACACGCTGGCGTACATGTTCGTAGCCGTGACATACGAAACTATCTTACACATCGCCTTCCCGAACAGCCAAGTGAAATCCATGGCGTTCTCCACAGCCCAAAAGGGAAGTGTCAAAACAAACTGAAAGTCGGTGACCGCCAAACTGGTCACGAAGAGGTTGATGGAAGACTTCTTCCATGCTTGTTTGGACTTCATGAGATACAGGACGAGGATGTTACCGATTAAACCCAGCGCGCACACAACCGAGTAAATGACAGAGATGATGATTCTCAGGACCGCGGATCCGTCTCCCATAAAATCAGGTTTATCCAAATCGGCGAGATCTTGAAAGTCACTCCAAGAGAGATTAGTCCTGTTCGCCGTGAAGCTCGTGTTGTATTCACTTAACAGGAGACTTCCCGACGCGTACTCGGTGCGCTCGTCTTGCATCTCGGAAGTTTTCTGCATTGCTCGTTTTAGTGTAATTTCCCCATCCTGGTCGAGTTACTCACTCCTGAATCTTATCATTCCAACTTCTTCAGTCTCCATTGTCTGTCATTGCCATTTTAGGTTTCAGTAAGGAAAATAAAAAGGTCTTTGCGCGCACATCCCAACTGTGATAAGTCCAAGTTTatccagtttaaaatatataactatgagattttttttaaataatatttgtcgCAAGAATCTGTTGCTCGTGCGTAGCTTCAGGCGCGTTGACAGCTCCCTGTGTTTTTATAGAGCCAAGTGTCGATGGATTGGATGGCGTGCGCTTTTACGCAGCACAGACAGCGGTGCTCCCTGTGATGCGGTGCAGTGAATAGACAAACAGAGTGAAGAAATGGATAAATtctacatttaacatttaaaattgatGCACCGTATTGAGTTTTGAAGCATTATTTGAGCAGATAGAGTATACGGGGGCTAATTATCATAATGGCTAATATGTTTTTAGTCCTGTTACGGAAATTATTGTTGGTATATCAGTAGTTAGTATGCTGGTTAAAAATTAgcttaaagtgaaataaaaaagtttCAATTACGACTAGCCCTCGTTTCACTTTATCTTTTGTATTGTATCctcaagacaaaaacatttttttttgcatataaattacttttgtttttgaaattatacctttttttaagggatcatatgatgagatttcaatttttccgttttctttggagtgttaaaaacTCTTGGTGCATAATGTAAAGTTGCAAATACTAAAACCTCggatccaaagagatattctttagaaaagttaagagtcaacctcCTAAAAGGCTCATTCTAACAGGCATACGCAGTATCATCAACTCATCGGTTCTTAAATCAGACGTGTCTGAAAGAAATGGTTCTCAGTTGAGAGTACTGGTGATCCAAAacagatgcaaccggttcttgacttgagaaccaCTCCAGCAGTGCGCATGCATGTTCATTATTGGTTCATTTAGAATCAGAGGGAGTTTTAGCCATGTTAAAAAAGtgaataacttaagtaatttatggattaatgcttactggaaaTGCAAactgttttaaacgattcagtccAATTTGGTGACTGGTTCAAcaggttcactaagaagaactggttaaattgaacgattcgttcaagaACTGGACATCAAAGAAGTCCTAACTTTgattctcactgtagtattgttgtggaaacgctgtgtgtttcattgtgaaagagaaactactttgtttgctTTATGGTTGACGTTGCATCAtacaggtggatgctgcacactggtgctGGATGAGTacattgtaaagtgctttgagtgtctagaaaagcactatataaatgcaacAGATTAATACAActgaaccactgatttctagttgtgtcatcttttggaaggccaaacaaagtagttatGCTTTTAccaagaaacacacagcatctccacaacatggcagcggcggaaaaaatgagaataaaagttacgccttgtTTCTTTACATGAACGATTGGGTggctatgcaaatcttcccacattgtgaagtagacatgtgggggcatgttagaatgagccatttaagGAGGGCGTGGTTGattcttaatttttataaaggatatctctttggatttgagactttagtctctgcaactttacagatcttctttatgaacTAAGAGATGgaaacacttcaaagagaaaggaacatttttaatcgATACAAGACCAGGCTAGTTTTCTGTTTATTAGCATCAGGCAcctttaaaagttttattatgttgccttgaaaaaaaaatacttgaaggTTGTTTAGTGCATATGCTGCTGAATTAGGTCAGATCTAATGAAGTGATCTCTGCCCCTCTCCAAATCTTCATCATCAGCTTGCGATGGTGCTCAGAACTTGTTTAATGAAGCGGTTTAATGAATCGGTGCCTGTAGGATTTTTGTTTGGATCTGGATGAGAGTCGAGAGTGCATAAATGTGTATGGTTTTGAAAAACATGTTTACTGAAAAACTCTAAATTCCTCAGCATTTTTACTTCCTAATGGCTGAGTGAAAATCCAATTTTTTCAATACTTCAAGTTAAATAATATGTTTGAGGCAGCAGAGATACGCTGAAGTAAGATATTCAACTGCTGGATTTCTTTAATCTCTTATTGCTTACCAGAGTTACTTTCTTTAGTCATTTTGCACTCTTGTCTGTTCTTAAATAATGACCTTTCCAGGTCTGTAGATGCAAGTGTGGAGTGAAAAGTGCAAGGTCCAGGGATTTGATAAAGGAAATTGAATTGGAACGTGGCCCAACATTCTTCATAATGTTTTTAGTTATTTAGCTAATGCTAtcattgtattataattatattattgtatattaattatatagttatatataattgGGTACTGGACATCCAAGGCACCCATTAACGCACCAATATAGTTATGGGAATTCATATTACTCAAGTAGGTGCTGTATTTAACAGCAAGGATTACCAGTTTGCAATTATGCTGTACTATGAAATAGCCTTCTACTAGAGGTTTGCAGGTTTAGGCCTAGTCCTTCTGCTGTCAGACAAGGTCAGCTGAAACATTTCCTTTGCTACCCTGAATCTGGAAACAAAATAAGTGAAGATGGAAATAAATTCTTACAAATCCAATTCTGACATgctaaaatcaatttaaaattgtaacaaatCCTTACTATAGGGAGTTACTGACTCAAGCCGTCCTCAAACATTACTCTTGGCAAGACTTCTATTAATCTAAGTGCATATAGAATATTGAAGTCCAATGATCAATCAGTAATTAAGTCTCCACAGCAGCTTGTTTTGTGCTCATGAATAATTCATCACATCTCCTCACAGTATCCAAACAAGGGGACCTGAATAGCTGAAGACGGAGCGCAGCGTTCTTGTTCCCTCAGAGCATTTCCTCTGTTCTTTATGAATGGCTCCGCACTCGTAAACTGTCTCAGCTCATGCTTTCAAAGCTGAAGACAAGTCGTTTCTGTTGTGTTGAGTTCAAACTTAGGTCAGACAGGTCAGATGTGAGTCTTGGGAAGATTTCCCGATGTCACTCTAAGCAAGAAAGACCAGAACAAATGACttttattgaatatttcattAAACATGACAAGCGCAAATGGAGTGAGAACTACTAACTTTCGTTATGCATTCATCAAATACAATgttcactttttatttatataatacagtattatatatatatatatatatatatatatatatatatatatatatatgtgtgtgtgtgtgtgtgtgtgtgtgtgtgtgtgtgtgtgtgtgtgtgtgtgtgtgtgtgtaagatgcGATTGACAGGACAAGTGACTTTCTGTACTAGTATGTGTTTAAATATTGACATTAAATTTTTTGTTAGTTGTTCAGCCATCTGAATGTTCCccattcaacaaaataaaaaaaagccttgCACTTTTCAGTTCGAGTTAGGTTTGAATTCATGCAATGTCTTAAGGAGTAATTGGCTTTGCTGTTTGCTTCAGGCTGCCTGATGGATGAGTCACAATCTTGTCACAGGTAGCTGCTCCCACTGTTTGCATCTACTTTTTCATTTAGTCAATTGATACACATTCTATCATTTTATTTCCCCAGGGAACACAGCTCCCAGTTGAAGAAAATAAGGGCCTTGCTGGATGTAAATTGGTGGATACATTTGCTCAACAAGTTAGCAAATCAGACTATATAAGAATGTCGGTGATACTCATACATGTGTCATTTCATTTGTGTTACCTAATCCAGTTTCCAACTATGACAGGTTAGACAGaactttatgaaa
Coding sequences within:
- the LOC113064206 gene encoding relaxin-3 receptor 1-like — its product is MQKTSEMQDERTEYASGSLLLSEYNTSFTANRTNLSWSDFQDLADLDKPDFMGDGSAVLRIIISVIYSVVCALGLIGNILVLYLMKSKQAWKKSSINLFVTSLAVTDFQFVLTLPFWAVENAMDFTWLFGKAMCKIVSYVTATNMYASVFFLTAMSVARYCSVASALKSRRRRLRFSAQWMTVVIWIAAVGAALPNAIFSTTATVSNEELCLVKFPDRSGDAQFWLGLYHAQKVLLGFLIPFGIISICYLLLLRFITNKNVNTSSAKRRSKVTKSVTIVVLSFFLCWLPNQALTAWGILIKLNVVHFSYEYYTTQVYIFPVTVCLAHSNSCLNPILYCLMRREFRKALKKLFWQITSPSVTNMRPFTASTKPEQDEHGLVLVPLSRAEPALIFYPPGAVMYNSKNDPLPNST